A window of Rufibacter sp. LB8 contains these coding sequences:
- the nuoK gene encoding NADH-quinone oxidoreductase subunit NuoK produces MNEIPEVIRTIPLNLYLYFSTALFVIGIIGVLIRRNAIIIFMSVELMLNSVNLLLTAFSAYRSDPNGQIFVFFIMAVAAAEVAVGLAIIVMIYRNVRTTDINILNKLKW; encoded by the coding sequence ATGAACGAAATTCCAGAGGTCATTAGGACCATTCCGCTGAATCTGTACCTGTATTTCAGCACCGCCTTGTTCGTGATTGGAATCATTGGGGTTCTGATTCGGCGGAACGCCATCATCATCTTCATGAGTGTGGAGCTGATGCTCAACTCGGTGAATCTGCTGCTGACCGCTTTTTCAGCGTACCGTTCTGACCCCAACGGGCAGATTTTCGTGTTCTTCATCATGGCCGTGGCCGCCGCCGAAGTAGCCGTGGGCTTGGCCATTATTGTGATGATTTACCGCAACGTGCGCACCACCGATATC
- a CDS encoding NADH-quinone oxidoreductase subunit J produces the protein MTGNLFYFLTFLTLFAAIGVVVSKNPVYSVLFMILTFFSLTGHYILLNAQFVAAVNFIVYMGAIMVLFLFVIMFLNLREDTEQHKPALSKIAAAIAGGLLFVIMIAALKDVDTNVYHPAVFDSQIGLVENLGIVLFRDYLLPFELASILLLAAMAGAVLLGKREPGERNRF, from the coding sequence ATGACGGGTAATCTGTTTTACTTTCTCACGTTCCTGACCTTGTTTGCCGCCATTGGCGTGGTGGTGTCTAAAAACCCCGTGTACAGCGTGCTGTTCATGATTTTGACGTTCTTCTCGCTCACCGGGCATTACATTCTGCTCAACGCTCAGTTTGTGGCGGCGGTGAACTTTATTGTGTACATGGGCGCCATCATGGTGTTGTTCCTGTTCGTGATTATGTTCCTGAACCTGCGCGAAGACACCGAGCAGCACAAACCGGCCCTAAGCAAGATTGCCGCTGCCATTGCCGGCGGCTTGCTGTTTGTGATTATGATTGCCGCTCTCAAAGATGTGGATACCAACGTGTACCACCCGGCGGTGTTCGACTCACAGATTGGTCTGGTGGAGAACCTGGGCATTGTCTTGTTCAGAGATTACCTGTTACCGTTTGAGTTAGCGTCTATCTTGTTGCTGGCGGCCATGGCCGGGGCAGTACTGTTAGGCAAGCGCGAGCCGGGCGAAAGAAATAGATTCTAA